In Posidoniimonas polymericola, one genomic interval encodes:
- a CDS encoding pirin family protein: MIQIRKANERGHLDHGWLDTYHTFSFGDYYDPDHTRFRTLRVMNEDRVAAGQGFGMHPHRDMEIVTYVLSGELRHEDSMGNGEVIRAGELQRMTAGSGLLHSEFNPSSSEPTHLYQIWLLPREKGLTPSYEQRLFDPAGRRDRLQLVAGPDADEGALRVQQDARLYLADLTAGGAIEHPLLPNRHAWLQVLRGSAAVDGNNLSAGDGAAVSDVEQMRIISADGAEVMLFDLN, translated from the coding sequence ATGATCCAGATCAGAAAAGCCAATGAGCGGGGCCACCTCGACCACGGCTGGCTCGATACGTACCACACCTTCTCCTTCGGCGACTACTACGACCCCGACCACACCCGCTTTCGCACGCTGCGGGTGATGAACGAGGACCGCGTCGCCGCCGGGCAAGGCTTCGGCATGCACCCGCACCGCGACATGGAGATCGTCACCTACGTGCTGTCGGGCGAGCTCCGGCACGAGGACTCGATGGGCAACGGCGAGGTCATCCGGGCGGGCGAGCTGCAGCGGATGACAGCGGGCTCGGGCCTGCTGCACAGCGAGTTCAACCCTTCCTCGAGTGAGCCGACGCACCTGTACCAGATCTGGCTGCTGCCACGCGAGAAGGGCCTCACGCCGAGCTACGAGCAGCGGCTGTTTGACCCCGCCGGGCGGCGAGACCGGCTGCAGCTGGTCGCCGGGCCCGACGCCGATGAGGGCGCGCTGCGGGTGCAGCAGGACGCGCGGCTGTACCTCGCCGACCTGACCGCCGGCGGCGCGATCGAGCACCCGCTCCTCCCGAACCGGCACGCCTGGCTGCAGGTGCTGCGTGGGTCGGCGGCCGTAGACGGCAATAACCTGTCCGCCGGCGACGGCGCCGCGGTGAGCGACGTCGAGCAGATGCGCATCATCTCAGCCGACGGCGCCGAGGTGATGCTGTTCGACCTGAACTAA
- a CDS encoding MarR family winged helix-turn-helix transcriptional regulator has product MPDRLRQELKKRDPFDSIEQEATLSLVRTADQLENRFGRLFREFGLTSSQYNVLRILRGEGAPLPSLEIASRLLCVAPAITGLINRLEDQGMVKRRRCEQDGRVVYVEITKPGLAVLGRLDKPLLALHKCAMSPLSNTEQKQLIALLEKCRQSSALTGDAPSGAP; this is encoded by the coding sequence ATGCCCGACCGCCTGCGGCAAGAACTGAAGAAACGCGACCCGTTCGACTCGATCGAGCAGGAGGCGACGCTGTCGTTGGTGCGGACAGCGGACCAGCTGGAGAACCGCTTCGGGCGGCTGTTCCGCGAGTTCGGCCTGACGAGCTCGCAGTACAACGTGCTGCGGATCCTCCGCGGCGAGGGCGCCCCGCTGCCGTCGCTAGAGATCGCCAGCCGGTTGCTGTGCGTCGCGCCGGCGATCACCGGCCTGATCAACCGGCTCGAAGACCAGGGCATGGTCAAGCGGCGGCGGTGCGAGCAGGACGGCCGCGTGGTGTATGTCGAGATTACCAAGCCGGGGCTGGCGGTGCTCGGCCGGCTCGACAAACCGCTGTTGGCGCTGCACAAGTGTGCGATGTCCCCCCTAAGCAATACCGAGCAGAAGCAGTTGATCGCGCTGCTAGAGAAGTGCCGGCAGTCGTCCGCGCTGACCGGCGACGCACCAAGCGGCGCTCCGTAG
- a CDS encoding DNA cytosine methyltransferase has protein sequence MPTRAAAKQPAASKQRALFDATPCPPPREGRTVLEFFAGVGLARMGFERAGWEVVLANDLAADKKQLYEGHFGPSPHYLLEDIHELAERPDTIPSATLAHASFPCTDLSLAGARRGINQGESSAFWGFMRLLENLGERKPPLLLIENVTGLLTSHNGDDYRSLLTAMTAQGYAVDSVVLDAACFVPQSRPRLFVLGVQSSEGEGRAEGALDLETLQPSALRPKQLIAAMQSAADARWSIAALPEPPERGQVKLDEILDHPADDSPEWWSRERADYLLNQMSERHRATADKMIAGKRWSYGTVFRRVRNKKSMAELRTDGIAGCLRTPKGGSGRQILFQAGHGEHRVRLLNADECARLMGADGYNVTTRLNQALFGFGDAVCVDVVAWLAEHWLEPHAAAPAAQSD, from the coding sequence ATGCCTACCCGAGCCGCCGCGAAGCAACCCGCCGCCAGCAAGCAGCGGGCGTTGTTCGACGCCACGCCGTGCCCGCCGCCGCGGGAGGGTCGGACGGTGCTGGAGTTCTTTGCCGGCGTCGGGCTGGCGCGGATGGGTTTCGAGCGGGCGGGGTGGGAGGTGGTGCTGGCCAACGACCTAGCGGCCGACAAGAAGCAGCTGTACGAGGGGCACTTCGGCCCCTCGCCGCACTACCTGCTAGAAGACATCCACGAGCTGGCCGAGAGGCCCGACACGATTCCCTCGGCGACGCTGGCCCACGCGTCGTTCCCGTGCACCGACTTGTCGCTGGCGGGCGCGCGGCGGGGCATCAACCAGGGCGAGTCGTCCGCGTTCTGGGGTTTCATGCGGCTGCTGGAGAACCTGGGCGAGCGGAAGCCGCCGCTGCTGCTGATCGAGAACGTCACGGGGCTGCTGACCTCGCACAACGGCGACGACTACCGCTCGCTGCTCACGGCGATGACCGCCCAGGGCTACGCGGTCGACTCGGTGGTGCTGGACGCGGCGTGCTTTGTGCCGCAGAGCCGGCCGCGGCTGTTTGTGCTCGGTGTGCAGTCGAGCGAAGGGGAGGGCAGGGCAGAGGGTGCACTGGACCTGGAGACGCTGCAGCCGTCGGCGCTGCGGCCGAAGCAGCTAATCGCGGCGATGCAATCGGCGGCCGACGCGCGGTGGTCGATTGCGGCGTTGCCCGAGCCGCCGGAGCGGGGGCAGGTGAAGCTCGACGAGATCCTCGACCACCCGGCGGACGACTCGCCGGAGTGGTGGTCGCGGGAGCGGGCGGACTATTTATTGAACCAGATGAGCGAGCGGCACCGGGCGACCGCCGACAAGATGATCGCCGGCAAGCGGTGGAGCTACGGCACCGTGTTTCGCCGGGTCCGCAACAAGAAGAGCATGGCCGAGCTGCGGACCGACGGCATCGCCGGCTGCCTGCGAACGCCCAAGGGGGGCAGCGGGCGGCAGATCCTGTTCCAGGCCGGCCACGGCGAGCACCGGGTGCGGCTGCTGAACGCCGACGAGTGCGCCCGGCTGATGGGCGCGGACGGCTACAACGTCACGACGCGGCTGAACCAGGCGTTGTTTGGCTTCGGCGACGCGGTGTGCGTCGACGTGGTGGCGTGGCTGGCCGAGCACTGGCTCGAGCCGCACGCGGCTGCGCCGGCTGCCCAGAGCGATTGA
- a CDS encoding HlyD family secretion protein, which translates to MIIFLTLLYIGLLFALKAAGIIRLNLAWKLSPIAWFLLLNVTLFVPLQWGAPAGPVGVFRNVIEIVPAVSGQVTEVPVTPLTEVEEGDPLFQIDPEPFRDDVRRLTAALDEARQQPKLLQASVEIAEAAVARSEAERDQASAKLGRSKRLVGSGAVTQEEYEADLRSAVVADRAVKEAAARLNQAQVQFDSVTAEGENTAVAQATQALARAQYDLDHATVRAPTKGVVQQLALSPGTRVAAMPMRGSLLFVETDRTRIAVAIQQNQLRYVRADQPAEVVLKFRPGRTFAAKVVGVAAVTSGGQVRTSGVVEDITAKQQRAEPYQVVLELTDPSVDANTLPGGAVGVAAIYTDHVTFAHVIRKVMLRMTAWTNYLW; encoded by the coding sequence ATGATCATCTTCCTCACGCTGCTGTATATCGGTCTGCTCTTCGCGCTGAAGGCAGCCGGCATTATCCGGCTGAACCTGGCCTGGAAGCTGTCGCCGATCGCCTGGTTTTTGCTGCTGAACGTGACGCTATTTGTGCCGCTGCAGTGGGGAGCTCCCGCCGGACCGGTTGGCGTGTTCCGCAACGTGATCGAGATCGTGCCCGCCGTGTCGGGACAGGTGACCGAGGTGCCCGTGACACCGCTCACCGAGGTCGAGGAGGGCGACCCCCTGTTCCAGATCGACCCCGAGCCATTCCGCGACGACGTCCGCCGACTGACCGCCGCGCTCGACGAGGCCCGCCAGCAGCCCAAGCTGCTGCAGGCGTCGGTAGAAATAGCCGAGGCCGCGGTCGCACGGTCCGAGGCCGAGCGTGACCAGGCCAGCGCTAAGCTCGGCCGCAGCAAGCGGCTGGTCGGGAGCGGCGCGGTGACCCAAGAAGAGTACGAGGCCGACCTCCGCTCGGCTGTGGTCGCCGATCGGGCAGTGAAGGAGGCGGCCGCGCGGCTCAACCAGGCGCAGGTTCAGTTCGACTCGGTCACCGCCGAGGGCGAGAACACCGCGGTCGCCCAGGCGACCCAGGCCCTCGCCCGCGCGCAGTACGACCTCGATCACGCCACGGTCCGGGCGCCAACCAAGGGCGTCGTGCAGCAGCTTGCCCTCAGCCCTGGCACGCGGGTGGCGGCGATGCCGATGCGGGGCTCGCTGCTGTTTGTCGAGACCGACCGCACGCGGATCGCGGTGGCGATCCAGCAGAACCAGCTCCGCTACGTCCGCGCCGACCAGCCGGCCGAGGTCGTCCTGAAGTTCCGCCCGGGCCGCACCTTCGCCGCCAAGGTTGTGGGAGTCGCGGCAGTCACCTCGGGCGGGCAGGTGCGCACCTCGGGCGTGGTGGAAGACATCACCGCCAAACAGCAACGCGCCGAGCCCTACCAGGTGGTGCTCGAACTGACCGACCCGAGCGTCGACGCCAACACGCTGCCGGGCGGCGCAGTCGGCGTCGCGGCGATCTACACCGACCACGTCACCTTCGCCCACGTGATCCGAAAGGTGATGCTGCGGATGACGGCCTGGACGAACTACCTGTGGTAA
- a CDS encoding DUF3302 domain-containing protein, translated as MLDYFALLILIVLVATAIAVVLTLGYLPGQIARGRNHPQAEAVGVCGWLGLLTAGVLLPAAYVWAFWRYPSTPAHQATTGEGQEQ; from the coding sequence ATGCTCGATTACTTCGCCCTGTTGATCCTTATAGTCCTGGTTGCGACTGCGATCGCCGTCGTGCTGACGCTCGGCTACTTGCCGGGGCAGATCGCCCGCGGGCGCAACCACCCGCAGGCCGAGGCGGTGGGCGTCTGTGGCTGGCTGGGGCTGCTGACCGCCGGCGTGCTGCTGCCGGCGGCGTACGTGTGGGCGTTCTGGCGGTACCCGTCGACGCCGGCTCACCAGGCCACGACCGGCGAGGGCCAAGAGCAATGA
- a CDS encoding very short patch repair endonuclease, translating to MAKESVQASARESALQRSRTMRAVKSRDTRPELLVARLLRGARVRYRRDVARLPGRPDFLLVEADIALFVHGCFWHGHDCPRGARAPKNNRDYWLAKIARNRRRDRRVARELREAGYAVWTLWECGLKPIEKSGELPTRLLNEVRRRGG from the coding sequence ATGGCGAAGGAATCAGTCCAGGCATCGGCCCGCGAATCAGCACTGCAGCGGAGCCGCACGATGCGGGCGGTCAAGAGCCGCGACACGAGGCCCGAGCTGCTGGTCGCGCGGCTGCTGCGCGGGGCGCGGGTCCGTTACCGGCGGGATGTGGCGCGGCTGCCCGGGCGGCCAGACTTCTTGCTGGTTGAGGCCGACATCGCATTGTTTGTGCACGGCTGCTTCTGGCACGGGCACGACTGCCCCCGCGGCGCCCGGGCGCCGAAGAACAACCGTGATTACTGGCTGGCGAAGATCGCCCGCAACCGCCGCCGCGACCGGCGGGTCGCCCGGGAGCTGCGTGAGGCGGGCTACGCGGTCTGGACGCTGTGGGAATGCGGGCTGAAGCCAATAGAAAAGTCCGGAGAATTGCCGACCCGGCTGCTGAACGAGGTCCGCCGGCGAGGCGGTTGA
- a CDS encoding DoxX family protein, with product MSANAVLTVVGRAMIAVIFLMSAVGNKIPQFNNVAGYMASEGVPAPQVMLFGAIVFLIAGSLSIIVGYRARLGAGLLLVFLILATYFFHDFWTMDDPQAKQDQMIQFLKNLSLMGTMLFLIANGSGPLSLDSRRTSPGGD from the coding sequence ATGTCTGCCAATGCAGTCCTGACCGTTGTTGGCCGCGCGATGATCGCGGTGATCTTCTTGATGAGCGCCGTCGGCAACAAGATTCCACAGTTCAATAACGTCGCGGGCTACATGGCGTCCGAGGGCGTGCCCGCGCCGCAAGTCATGCTGTTCGGGGCGATTGTCTTCTTGATCGCCGGTTCGCTGTCGATCATTGTCGGCTACAGGGCCCGACTCGGGGCGGGACTGTTGCTTGTGTTCCTGATTCTAGCGACCTACTTCTTCCACGACTTCTGGACCATGGACGACCCGCAGGCCAAGCAAGACCAGATGATCCAGTTCCTGAAGAACCTGTCGCTGATGGGCACGATGTTGTTTCTGATTGCCAACGGCTCCGGTCCCTTGAGCCTAGACTCGCGGCGAACGTCGCCGGGGGGGGACTGA
- a CDS encoding YbaN family protein: MSSRQPSVTLTFGIPAVPDFCVTEDAIRVRCKDVDAAGIVARRLLRSADVRSVVYDAQQSQAKVCLRSGASASRILGEVALLANNQTTALKRAAATLRQVDDVVTWTDVALGATSYVRAPSQATGLKRALLLFGAAASFALAAIGVVVPGLPTTPLLLITSYCLLRTSRTLHQRLINSRVFGPFLKDWHAHRAVRPGVKPTALATMALVLAASLWLGGLPAAAKVGILAMAAIGALVVLRIPVIKHT, translated from the coding sequence ATGTCCTCCCGCCAGCCCAGCGTGACCCTCACCTTCGGCATCCCCGCGGTCCCCGACTTTTGTGTCACCGAGGACGCGATCCGGGTCCGCTGCAAGGACGTCGACGCCGCCGGCATTGTGGCCAGGCGGCTGCTGCGTTCGGCCGATGTCCGCTCGGTGGTGTACGACGCCCAGCAGTCGCAGGCCAAGGTCTGCCTCCGCAGCGGCGCGTCGGCCAGCCGGATCCTGGGCGAGGTTGCGCTGCTCGCCAACAACCAGACCACTGCGCTCAAACGGGCCGCCGCCACCCTCCGCCAGGTCGACGATGTGGTCACCTGGACCGACGTCGCGCTCGGCGCCACCAGCTATGTCCGGGCGCCGTCCCAGGCGACCGGCCTGAAGCGGGCCCTGCTGTTGTTCGGCGCCGCGGCCTCCTTTGCGCTGGCCGCGATCGGCGTTGTGGTGCCTGGTCTGCCAACCACACCGCTGCTCTTGATCACCAGCTACTGCCTGCTGCGGACCTCCCGCACGCTGCACCAGCGGCTGATCAACTCCCGCGTGTTCGGGCCGTTCCTGAAGGACTGGCACGCCCACCGCGCGGTGCGGCCCGGCGTCAAGCCGACCGCGCTCGCCACGATGGCGTTGGTCCTTGCCGCTTCGCTCTGGTTGGGCGGGCTGCCGGCCGCGGCCAAGGTGGGCATTCTGGCAATGGCCGCCATCGGCGCTCTGGTCGTTCTGCGGATCCCGGTGATCAAGCACACGTAG
- a CDS encoding FMN-dependent NADH-azoreductase → MAKLLHIEASPRKERSHSLSVARALIDAYREANPNDEVETWDLWSTPLPEFDDAAINASYAAKRGQPLTADQQAAYDRLEQVFDRFAAADKYVFSLPMWNFGVPYKLKHFIDVVSQSGMAFKILPEGGYEGQLGGRPTAVVYASGGDYSSEPMTAMDHQRSYFDRWLNFVGITDVKVVNVAATAADPETVKAARAKAEQQAREVGASL, encoded by the coding sequence ATGGCCAAGCTCCTGCACATCGAGGCCTCGCCTCGCAAAGAACGCTCTCACTCGCTTAGTGTCGCCCGCGCGTTAATCGATGCCTATCGAGAGGCGAACCCAAACGACGAGGTCGAGACCTGGGACCTGTGGTCCACGCCGCTGCCCGAGTTCGACGACGCCGCGATCAACGCCAGCTACGCCGCCAAGCGAGGCCAGCCGCTGACAGCCGACCAGCAGGCCGCCTACGACCGGCTCGAGCAGGTGTTCGACCGCTTCGCGGCGGCCGACAAGTACGTGTTCAGCCTGCCGATGTGGAACTTCGGCGTCCCCTACAAGCTGAAGCACTTTATCGACGTGGTGTCGCAGTCGGGCATGGCGTTCAAGATCTTGCCCGAGGGGGGCTACGAGGGGCAGCTCGGCGGCCGGCCCACCGCGGTGGTTTACGCCAGCGGCGGCGACTACAGCTCGGAGCCAATGACGGCGATGGACCACCAACGATCCTACTTCGACCGCTGGCTGAACTTTGTCGGCATCACCGACGTTAAAGTCGTCAACGTCGCGGCGACCGCGGCCGACCCGGAGACCGTCAAGGCCGCCAGGGCGAAGGCCGAGCAGCAGGCACGGGAGGTTGGGGCCTCGCTCTAG